A region of the Sandaracinaceae bacterium genome:
AGATGGGACCGGCTGGGTGATGGCGCAGGACTGGAGCGCGGACCCACCCGTCGAGCGGCGCATCCCCCTCGAGCGCGGTGAGCGACCGGCCGATCGCGCGGCCCGGCTCTATCACCAGGCGCGGCGCCTCGAGCGTGGGGTCAAGGTGGCCGAGGAGCGTTGGCTCCTGGCCGAGGCCCAGCTGGGGCAGGTACGGGAGCTTGCCGCGGGCTGCGCCGCCGCCACCACGCTGGCCGAGCTGGACGCCATCGCCAAGACGGCGCTCGGGCTGGGCATCCGCGAGGTGGACGACACCGCCCCGTCGGCGGTGGGTCGCGCCAGCCCGGCGAAGCGCCGCCCAACGAACAAGGCGGATCAAGAGCGAAACCCGTTTCGCCGCTTCGTGTCCAGCAGTGGTCACCCCATCTGGGTGGGCCGCTCCGCCCGCGAGAACGACGCGCTCACGCTCCACCATGCCAAGCCGTATCACGTGTGGTTGCACGTGGAGGGCCGGGCCGGCTCACATGTGATCATCCCCTTGATACGCGGCGCCGAGCTCCCGAGCGATCTCCTGATCGATGCCGCCCACCTGGCCGCGCACTCCAGCGATGCGCGAGACGAGTCGCTCGTGGAGGTGATCTACGCCGAGCGCCGTCACGTGGTGAAGCCACGTGGATACCCTGCTGGGGCCGTGCGCGTGGACCGCCGCAAGACGCTGGCCCTGCGACAGGAGCCCGCGCGCCGAGACGCATTGCTCGCGGGCGAACGGCGCGTCTGAGCGATCCCACAAGACGATCAAGAGCGCCCCGACGAGGGAATCGTCGGGGCGCTCTTTGTTCTGCCTCCCACCGGGCGGCCCTTTCAGCGGACTCCTTCGGAACCTAGTGGTTCGTCGGGTGGTGCGCTGTGGGGCTTGGCATCGGCGGGGGCTCCACAGATGGGGTGGTTACGCGCGGCGTTCCCGCGACGCGGACACCCAACTCATGGGGCGCCCGCCGAGAACTCTCAGGCAGCCGGAGCGGCCGGAGCAGCCTTAGGGGCAGCCTTCTTGGCGGCCTTCTTCGGAGCAGCCTTCTTGGCGGCCTTCTTCGGAGCAGCCTTCTTGGCGGCCTTCTTCGGAGCAGCCTTCTTGGCGGCCTTCTTCGGAGCAGCCTTCTTGGCGGCCTTCTTCGGGGCAGCCTTCTTGGCGGCCTTCTTCGGGGCAGCCTTCTTGGCGGCCTTCTTCGGGGCAGCCTTCTTGGTGGCGGCCTTCTTGGGGGCAGCCTTCTTAGCGGTCGTCTTCTTGGTAGCCATAATAGGACCTCCTCCAGATGGGGTCAGCAGAACAAACGTACCGTATTGTCACGTCACGTCATGTGTCAAGCACAACCGCACATAATTTATACATAACTTTGTCTCTTTTGACCGAGAAAGGGGGCCAAATAGGGAATAACATCTCGAAATCATTCGATTTTACGAAATCGTCGCAAAAGTGAAAATTCCATCCACTTTTTGCGATCCAGGGGCTTGCCGCCGATCCGCCGCGCGCGTTGACAGCGCCGATCTCGGCCCGGTAGGGTGCGGCCAACTGGAGAAGCCCATGTCCGCTACCCCTCGCTCGCACCGCCGCCTCCCTCCCCTCGCTCTGTGCCTGTCTCTGGGGCTGGCCGCCGCCGCCACGGCCAGCTGCGGGCCCTCGCAAGAAGACCTGGACGCCGAGCGCGCTCGCGTCCGAGAGCTGGAGTCGGCCCTCGAGACCGCGAACGGGCAGCGCGCCGAGGTGGACGCCCGCTTGGCCGCCCTCGGCGAGCAGAACACGGAGCTGGCCCAGCGGTTGCGCGCTTTGGGGCAAAACGTCGAGGAATTGGAGGGCGAGCGCTCCACCTTGGCGGCCAACCTGGCCGAGACCCGCCGGGCGCTCGAGGAGCTCCGTGAGCGTGAGCGTCAGGCCCAAGCCCGTGTGGCCACCTTCCGCAGCCTGATCGAGCGCTTCCGGTCGATGATCGAGAGCGGCCGGCTGCGGGTGCGCATCGTGCGCAATCGCATGGTG
Encoded here:
- a CDS encoding DUF814 domain-containing protein; the protein is MRTLGRITRIDRPSAALFAFSLRGHGDAEVLLLGTRAPAWGAGLVPTRPRGAPADALTQGLRRRLEGAEVLSVEETPSGLAVQLRLAEDPAPTAQPTGGPSPAGAPDADISSPVSAWLLVNRERGAVTLLVDGQPVLVTHPGVPAGEPPTPTDDARLSRAELVVHGPLLLRAEASELLTSARRSLGTALARTLKRLTRKLHAIEADAARADHAPQLRLDADLLLAHGHQAQRAADGTGWVMAQDWSADPPVERRIPLERGERPADRAARLYHQARRLERGVKVAEERWLLAEAQLGQVRELAAGCAAATTLAELDAIAKTALGLGIREVDDTAPSAVGRASPAKRRPTNKADQERNPFRRFVSSSGHPIWVGRSARENDALTLHHAKPYHVWLHVEGRAGSHVIIPLIRGAELPSDLLIDAAHLAAHSSDARDESLVEVIYAERRHVVKPRGYPAGAVRVDRRKTLALRQEPARRDALLAGERRV
- a CDS encoding OmpA family protein, giving the protein MSATPRSHRRLPPLALCLSLGLAAAATASCGPSQEDLDAERARVRELESALETANGQRAEVDARLAALGEQNTELAQRLRALGQNVEELEGERSTLAANLAETRRALEELRERERQAQARVATFRSLIERFRSMIESGRLRVRIVRNRMVVELPTGILFDSASSELKEEGLATLNEVTSVLREIDNREFQIAGHTDNLAIRTRQFPDNWALSTARAVTVARHMITQGVPANRISAAGHADTQPMASNDDEAGRALNRRIEIVLLPNLDELPDLTSLE